The Synechocystis sp. PCC 7509 genome includes a window with the following:
- a CDS encoding ABC transporter permease: MFEHIGITLGLEKTLFWLAQVPVTEGVQTPEDAALLFSGPKFFVALIAGVVLAFAVQLLLTNVGVAFLLGRSSDEGESDRTDEEATSFGGTIRKIGTALGLGTLISVSISLAIACFLAVKLSLIASSGLGAIVGLVIWAAYFLLLVWIGSSSVGSLIGSLINTATSGVQALMGTAAAALGAKAVNNQVVATAEAAAGAIRRELGSAVDPMSIRENVEDYLQMLRPPELDLSKIKGEFEKLLSDPQLKAVAGSSDLRNIDRQKFVELVSSRTDLSKKDMNRIVDQLESVWKQVVDRQEPQTDRMGEMVEYLKSVAPGQTKTDELDAKIDKLMAEMRQTKDTSQKAAQENTPGIMQTGINTLIGLVMGRTDLSDFDVEKIIGSLTSAKDKVTEQVDKVATQTGVKTPSLPYSTIRADVENYLLNTYSWQMSQDKIAQEFHDVLYDPAADPGAVRRQLEQLSRNDFVQLLQQRGILTQTQIASIADRLESIRTEVLMMARAQEEKEAAQDLQRAVESYLLVTSKSELTTEGVERTFKPLLQDAEASHETLSIRLAGLDRESMRQVLLQRNDVSEAEAEEIVGLLESQRDRVLFESQNIADQAKAQAESLWLNLESYLRNTGKDELNPNAIASELKTLLNDPSAGMSAIASRVSRFDRDTLVQLLNQRQDLNEEQINQTIDQVESTWGSLRHAPQNVAALAKDQYDSVTTTLSDYLRNTGKDELNPEGIARDFSRLFENPQEGALALRRRLSQVDRDTLVQLLSQRRDLSEEQVNQVIDGVQGSIRNIVKSPRRLAARTQQRVQTFQSNVEDYLRNTGKDELNPEAIKRDLQLLIHDPRAGVESFSDRLAHFDRDTVVTLLQARGDMSEEEAARIVDQVLAVREQFVEQVRAVQRRIQDTLDGVFGQIRNYLNALDRPELNYDGIKRDVRQLFDDPQAGFDSIRDRLGSFNRDTLVAVMSSREDISEADANRIIDQIEGARNSVLQRAERIQQEAQRRLEDVKRQAQKQAEETRKAAATAAQWLAGTAIVSAICSAIAGALAVAG; this comes from the coding sequence ATGTTTGAACATATTGGGATAACACTGGGGCTTGAAAAAACGCTATTTTGGTTAGCGCAAGTTCCAGTTACAGAAGGGGTGCAAACTCCAGAAGATGCGGCACTTTTGTTTTCAGGACCAAAATTCTTTGTAGCATTAATTGCCGGGGTAGTGCTGGCTTTTGCCGTACAGCTACTACTAACTAATGTTGGTGTAGCCTTTCTTTTGGGACGTAGTTCCGACGAAGGGGAAAGCGATCGCACGGATGAAGAAGCAACAAGTTTTGGTGGTACTATTCGCAAAATTGGCACGGCTTTAGGACTAGGAACTTTAATTAGTGTCAGTATTTCTTTAGCGATCGCTTGTTTTTTGGCAGTAAAACTAAGTTTGATTGCAAGTTCAGGACTTGGCGCGATCGTTGGTTTAGTAATTTGGGCAGCTTACTTCTTGCTCTTAGTGTGGATAGGTTCAAGTAGTGTAGGCTCGCTAATTGGTTCACTTATCAATACTGCAACCTCTGGGGTGCAGGCGTTGATGGGAACAGCCGCCGCCGCTTTGGGAGCAAAAGCTGTAAATAATCAAGTAGTAGCTACCGCCGAAGCCGCCGCCGGAGCAATCCGCCGCGAACTAGGATCGGCCGTAGATCCGATGAGTATTCGGGAAAATGTTGAAGACTATTTGCAAATGCTGCGTCCCCCCGAATTGGATTTAAGCAAAATTAAGGGCGAATTTGAAAAGTTACTCAGCGATCCACAACTAAAAGCCGTGGCGGGAAGTAGCGATTTACGGAATATAGATAGACAAAAGTTTGTGGAATTGGTCAGCAGTCGCACGGACTTATCTAAAAAAGATATGAACCGGATTGTCGATCAATTAGAAAGCGTTTGGAAGCAAGTAGTCGATCGCCAAGAACCCCAAACTGACCGGATGGGAGAAATGGTAGAGTATCTCAAAAGCGTTGCGCCGGGACAAACAAAAACTGATGAATTAGATGCCAAAATTGACAAATTAATGGCAGAAATGCGTCAAACAAAAGACACTAGCCAAAAAGCGGCCCAAGAAAATACTCCAGGTATTATGCAAACCGGGATAAATACCCTAATTGGGTTAGTCATGGGACGCACGGACTTGTCAGACTTTGATGTAGAGAAGATTATCGGCTCGTTAACTAGCGCCAAAGATAAAGTAACCGAGCAAGTAGATAAAGTTGCAACGCAAACCGGTGTTAAAACTCCTAGTTTGCCTTACAGTACAATTCGCGCCGATGTGGAAAATTACCTGCTTAACACTTATTCTTGGCAAATGAGTCAAGACAAGATTGCTCAGGAATTTCACGATGTATTGTACGATCCGGCGGCAGATCCCGGAGCAGTACGCCGTCAATTAGAACAGCTTTCTCGCAACGATTTTGTGCAACTATTGCAACAGCGCGGAATTCTTACCCAAACGCAAATTGCCTCGATTGCCGATCGCTTAGAAAGCATCCGTACTGAAGTTTTAATGATGGCAAGAGCGCAAGAGGAGAAAGAAGCCGCCCAAGACTTGCAACGAGCCGTAGAAAGCTATTTGCTAGTTACAAGTAAGTCAGAACTGACAACAGAAGGCGTAGAGCGCACTTTTAAGCCTTTGCTACAAGATGCTGAGGCAAGTCATGAAACCTTAAGCATTCGCCTAGCAGGGTTAGATCGAGAGTCTATGCGCCAAGTATTGCTTCAGCGTAATGATGTTTCTGAAGCGGAAGCAGAGGAAATTGTGGGCTTGCTAGAATCCCAGCGCGATCGCGTACTATTTGAATCGCAAAATATCGCTGACCAAGCTAAGGCGCAAGCCGAGTCGCTATGGTTAAATTTAGAGTCTTATCTGCGAAATACCGGCAAAGACGAACTTAACCCCAATGCGATCGCGTCGGAACTCAAAACTTTGTTAAACGATCCCTCTGCTGGGATGAGTGCGATCGCATCGCGTGTATCTCGTTTTGACCGCGATACCTTGGTACAGTTGCTCAATCAGCGTCAAGACTTGAATGAGGAGCAAATTAACCAAACCATCGACCAAGTAGAATCAACTTGGGGAAGCCTCCGCCACGCACCGCAAAACGTCGCTGCTTTAGCTAAAGATCAGTACGACTCGGTGACAACTACTTTATCGGATTACTTGCGAAATACTGGTAAAGATGAATTGAACCCTGAAGGAATTGCCCGCGACTTCTCTAGACTATTTGAAAATCCCCAAGAGGGAGCGTTAGCTTTACGCCGCCGCTTGTCTCAAGTTGATCGCGATACTTTGGTGCAATTGCTTAGTCAACGCCGAGATTTGAGCGAAGAGCAGGTAAACCAAGTTATTGACGGAGTACAAGGCTCGATTCGTAATATCGTCAAAAGTCCCAGACGTTTAGCTGCTAGAACTCAACAAAGAGTTCAAACATTTCAATCTAACGTCGAAGATTACTTGCGAAATACTGGCAAAGATGAACTTAATCCTGAAGCAATTAAGCGCGATTTGCAGCTATTAATTCACGATCCACGCGCTGGGGTAGAAAGTTTTAGCGACCGATTGGCGCATTTTGACCGCGATACAGTAGTTACTTTACTGCAAGCGCGAGGCGATATGTCAGAGGAAGAAGCGGCGCGGATTGTCGATCAAGTCCTCGCTGTACGCGAACAATTTGTCGAACAAGTAAGAGCAGTACAACGACGGATTCAAGATACCCTTGATGGCGTATTTGGTCAAATTCGCAACTACCTCAATGCTCTTGACCGTCCTGAACTCAACTATGATGGCATCAAACGCGATGTGCGTCAGTTGTTTGACGATCCCCAAGCAGGTTTTGATTCGATTCGCGATCGCCTAGGTTCTTTCAACCGCGATACTCTAGTTGCAGTCATGAGTTCTCGTGAAGATATTAGCGAGGCTGATGCTAACCGGATTATCGATCAAATTGAAGGAGCGCGTAACAGCGTATTGCAACGAGCCGAACGCATTCAGCAAGAGGCTCAACGCCGTTTGGAAGACGTTAAGCGTCAGGCACAAAAGCAAGCGGAAGAAACTCGTAAAGCGGCGGCAACGGCTGCTCAATGGTTGGCTGGAACTGCTATTGTTTCAGCTATTTGTTCGGCAATTGCCGGAGCTTTAGCTGTAGCTGGTTAA
- a CDS encoding chlorophyll a/b-binding protein — MESKTTNLPPVATAYNGKDRNTFLFGWNPQAELWNGRLAMIGFLAYLLWDLAGYSVVRDLLHLVG, encoded by the coding sequence ATGGAAAGCAAAACGACAAATTTACCACCCGTAGCCACAGCCTACAACGGCAAAGACCGCAATACTTTCTTATTTGGTTGGAATCCTCAAGCTGAGTTATGGAACGGACGCTTGGCGATGATTGGTTTTTTAGCTTATTTACTTTGGGATTTGGCTGGTTACAGTGTAGTTAGAGATTTGTTACATCTAGTAGGCTAA
- a CDS encoding sensor histidine kinase — MIKTIEYDLFAALDIVVLELLADGYFKMVGTIPSWFIKFYPEATEQQKLDPKTKFPFLENFMIDAGEFWASNSSQKLQSPLWTEVDEAGNEYHFEASVLCLKNTKILLISLVEEAYQEKQFLIQKCRESNLDYQKLVKEIQKKEILIHCIIHDLAGQLTAIKCCFDLLSFQNLTLKGIEYLKTGKKQAIKQENLIKDILNAFSAEVESLEVFTVDPEQAPDALVCAKDVIEALLPNFNANNINLNLVVNNDATQEWKVVGEKSRLDRVLTNLVENAFRYSPPHSTVIVQLQQQQQNILISVMDEGVGVSPEMANNLFKKFSQGRNKVGKVGLGLYFCRITVKRWGGAIGYSPRSGGGSQFWTLLKKPS, encoded by the coding sequence ATGATTAAAACTATTGAATATGACCTTTTTGCCGCCTTAGACATAGTTGTTCTGGAATTATTAGCTGACGGTTATTTTAAAATGGTTGGCACAATTCCCAGTTGGTTTATTAAATTTTATCCAGAAGCAACAGAACAGCAAAAGCTAGACCCAAAAACAAAGTTTCCTTTTCTGGAAAATTTCATGATTGATGCCGGAGAATTTTGGGCAAGTAACAGCAGTCAAAAACTTCAATCGCCGCTATGGACTGAAGTAGACGAAGCGGGGAACGAATACCATTTTGAAGCTTCAGTTTTATGCTTAAAAAATACAAAAATATTGTTGATTTCCTTAGTGGAGGAAGCTTATCAAGAAAAGCAATTTTTGATCCAAAAATGTCGAGAAAGTAATCTAGATTATCAAAAATTAGTAAAAGAAATACAGAAAAAAGAAATTTTAATTCACTGTATTATCCACGATTTAGCGGGACAATTAACAGCAATTAAATGCTGCTTCGATCTCCTTAGCTTTCAAAATTTAACTTTGAAAGGAATAGAATATTTAAAAACAGGTAAAAAACAAGCGATCAAACAAGAGAACCTGATTAAAGATATATTAAATGCTTTTTCGGCGGAAGTAGAATCATTAGAAGTTTTTACCGTCGATCCAGAACAAGCACCCGATGCTCTGGTTTGTGCGAAAGATGTAATAGAAGCATTACTACCTAACTTTAATGCCAATAACATTAATTTGAACTTGGTAGTAAATAACGATGCAACTCAAGAGTGGAAAGTTGTAGGTGAAAAATCACGTTTAGATCGAGTATTAACAAATTTAGTTGAAAATGCTTTTCGCTATAGCCCACCGCACTCTACTGTAATTGTCCAATTGCAACAACAGCAACAAAATATTTTAATTTCTGTAATGGATGAAGGTGTAGGTGTATCGCCAGAGATGGCTAACAACTTATTTAAGAAATTTTCTCAAGGTAGAAACAAAGTTGGAAAAGTTGGGCTAGGTCTTTACTTTTGCCGAATTACTGTTAAGCGTTGGGGAGGTGCGATTGGTTACTCTCCTCGTTCTGGTGGTGGATCTCAATTTTGGACGCTGTTAAAAAAACCGTCTTAG
- a CDS encoding adenylate/guanylate cyclase domain-containing protein: MSNDIPAAILNYLSNLILENRSLAYLLLTKDGYLLEWGGNLSAYGIDNLQIGKLGCKQFILLEGLLPLNNTTVVLPATHIEPGMCADIHMFPSNQGDWVLLLDVRIERDRYQLMQQKGNDLSLLRSQQAKIINHYFGKEVKENLAQGLLTLNEQGDRRDITILSTKICDFTAYSEHNSPEQTLKTLNLYLSSIVQSVLDEAGMIDKIIGDTTISLFGILPSTGYPPVQAIATAFQILKFIQEINHRRQPDINLEVGITITSGFVALGLIGSKANKTFFAIGHPVDLSTHLKSKVKPREILIDENTFNRINDMQKYFLESTNIKSAASASIKTYSCRTK, from the coding sequence ATGAGTAATGATATCCCGGCAGCAATTCTTAATTACCTAAGTAACTTAATTTTAGAAAACCGCTCTCTTGCCTATCTTTTATTAACAAAAGATGGCTATTTATTAGAATGGGGTGGCAATTTGTCAGCTTATGGGATCGATAATCTGCAAATAGGAAAACTGGGATGCAAACAATTTATTTTATTAGAAGGACTACTACCATTAAATAATACAACAGTAGTATTGCCTGCGACTCATATAGAGCCGGGAATGTGTGCGGATATACATATGTTTCCCAGCAATCAAGGCGATTGGGTATTGCTATTAGATGTACGTATTGAGCGCGATCGCTATCAGTTGATGCAACAAAAAGGCAACGATCTTAGTTTACTTAGAAGCCAACAAGCTAAAATAATTAATCATTATTTTGGTAAAGAAGTAAAAGAAAATTTAGCTCAAGGCTTACTAACTCTAAACGAGCAAGGCGATCGCCGTGATATTACTATATTGTCTACCAAAATTTGCGATTTTACTGCTTATAGCGAACATAATTCGCCAGAACAAACATTAAAAACTTTGAATCTTTATTTATCTTCTATAGTTCAATCAGTTCTCGATGAAGCTGGAATGATTGATAAAATAATCGGAGATACTACAATTAGCTTGTTTGGCATTTTGCCTTCTACAGGCTATCCTCCAGTGCAAGCGATCGCCACCGCATTTCAAATACTCAAATTTATTCAAGAAATAAACCACCGACGACAACCAGATATAAACCTTGAGGTTGGAATTACTATTACTTCTGGCTTTGTAGCCTTGGGATTAATTGGGAGTAAAGCCAATAAAACTTTTTTTGCTATTGGACATCCCGTCGATTTATCGACACACTTAAAAAGTAAGGTCAAGCCTAGAGAAATTTTAATTGATGAAAATACGTTTAATAGAATTAATGATATGCAAAAATATTTTTTGGAATCAACAAATATAAAATCAGCAGCTTCTGCATCAATAAAGACTTATTCTTGTAGGACAAAGTAA
- a CDS encoding Rab family GTPase yields the protein MIQKKICMVGAFATGKTSLVARFVKSIYSDIYHSTVGVKIDKKTVQLNKQEVTLILWDIHGEDEFQKIQMSYLRGASGYFLVVDGTRKHTLERALCLQKRVETAIGQVPFILLLNKYDLTEDWEIEDLMINELIEKGWIIIKSSAKTGLGVEQAFLSLTEKMLEK from the coding sequence ATGATTCAGAAAAAAATTTGTATGGTAGGAGCTTTTGCTACCGGAAAGACTAGCCTAGTGGCACGTTTTGTCAAAAGTATATATTCCGATATTTATCATTCTACTGTAGGAGTAAAAATTGACAAAAAAACCGTTCAATTAAATAAACAAGAAGTAACTTTAATTTTATGGGACATTCACGGCGAAGATGAATTTCAAAAAATTCAAATGTCTTACTTGCGCGGTGCTTCGGGTTATTTTTTAGTAGTAGATGGTACGCGCAAACACACGTTAGAAAGAGCTTTGTGTTTACAAAAAAGAGTAGAGACAGCTATCGGTCAAGTTCCCTTTATTTTATTACTAAACAAGTACGATTTAACAGAAGATTGGGAAATTGAAGATTTGATGATAAATGAACTTATAGAAAAGGGGTGGATAATAATTAAAAGTAGTGCAAAAACTGGGTTGGGTGTAGAACAAGCATTTTTAAGTTTAACCGAAAAAATGTTGGAGAAGTGA
- a CDS encoding OmpA family protein, producing the protein MSANLILGARALTNYSSNDAFNSPATDEEAIALLRNLLLNPQSQPEINPEEETISQLRNLLLINEPAQTTPSSAEDAIQRREVIPQENNGKLPPSNDPNEAALAQLRQLLFNPEQIQLDRLQERLDNPQLYAEDLSSVLPEALILLSLQRQQKLTKALLPTIEEALQLSVKQDINIVANAIFPVIGPAIRKAIHVAISTLVQSLNQTLEHSLSPQSFKWRLEAKQTGKSFAEVVLLRTLLYRVEQVFLIHKNTSLVLQHIVVELVAAQDADLVSAMLRAIQDFVQDSFHVQQGEGLETLRFGELTIWIEEGSEAILAGVIRGNAPQELRLVFQDVIGKIHNDFHPQLAAFDGDNEPFEASREYLEECLQAQYAIKKEKGSPLLPILAGSIVVALAAWGFIAYQENQRWIAYIEKLNQQPGMVVTGFEKRHGKYQLSGLRDPLAADPLLILQSAKINPQAVVSHWEPYLSFEPSIFIARVYQILKPPPTVLLKIDNNGVLSAQGSANQKWIVDTQKLVKAIPGITNYNDRNLIQIDYQQLQILKQNIEKQIFIFQLGNSKLIAGQEPRISLLVQELNKISSAAPLHNKNAQIQIIGHTSYSGAEDKNLLLSQNRAYTILSYLKAQGLISTDITAVGVGTKQPLLAKDTMSQQEINRRVTFKVFLTDKFKTQ; encoded by the coding sequence GTGTCCGCCAATTTAATTTTAGGTGCTAGGGCATTGACTAACTATTCCTCTAATGATGCTTTTAATTCCCCAGCTACCGATGAGGAAGCGATCGCGCTATTGCGGAATTTGCTCTTAAATCCCCAGTCTCAGCCAGAAATTAACCCAGAGGAAGAAACGATTTCTCAGTTAAGAAATTTGCTATTAATTAACGAACCAGCACAAACTACCCCAAGCTCCGCAGAAGATGCTATTCAACGGCGCGAAGTAATTCCCCAGGAAAACAACGGCAAATTACCACCCAGCAACGATCCCAACGAAGCCGCCTTAGCTCAACTGCGTCAATTGCTATTTAATCCAGAGCAAATTCAACTAGATAGATTGCAAGAGCGTTTAGACAATCCTCAGCTATATGCGGAAGATTTAAGCAGTGTACTTCCCGAAGCACTTATTTTGCTGTCGTTGCAACGACAGCAAAAACTTACAAAAGCTTTATTACCAACTATTGAAGAAGCTCTGCAACTATCGGTCAAACAAGATATCAATATTGTTGCCAATGCTATTTTTCCTGTGATTGGGCCCGCCATCCGCAAAGCTATTCATGTGGCAATTAGTACCTTAGTTCAATCTTTAAATCAAACTCTAGAACATAGCTTATCTCCACAAAGTTTTAAATGGCGATTAGAAGCAAAACAAACAGGTAAATCTTTTGCTGAAGTAGTTTTACTGCGCACGCTTCTTTATCGCGTCGAGCAAGTATTTCTGATTCACAAAAACACTAGCTTAGTATTGCAACATATTGTTGTAGAATTGGTAGCGGCTCAAGATGCTGACTTAGTTTCCGCCATGCTTAGAGCTATTCAAGATTTTGTTCAAGATTCTTTTCATGTCCAGCAAGGCGAAGGCTTAGAAACTTTGCGGTTTGGAGAACTAACTATTTGGATTGAAGAAGGTTCTGAAGCAATTTTGGCAGGGGTAATTCGAGGAAATGCCCCCCAAGAATTAAGGCTAGTTTTTCAAGATGTAATTGGAAAAATTCATAATGATTTTCATCCTCAACTTGCAGCTTTTGATGGTGATAATGAACCCTTTGAAGCTAGTAGAGAATATTTAGAAGAATGCTTGCAAGCTCAGTATGCAATCAAAAAAGAAAAAGGTTCTCCCCTTCTACCAATATTAGCTGGTTCTATAGTTGTGGCTCTAGCCGCTTGGGGGTTTATTGCTTATCAAGAAAACCAACGTTGGATAGCTTACATTGAAAAATTAAATCAGCAGCCAGGGATGGTAGTTACTGGTTTTGAAAAACGTCATGGGAAATATCAACTGTCGGGATTACGAGATCCTTTAGCCGCCGATCCGCTCTTGATTTTACAATCGGCAAAAATCAATCCTCAAGCCGTTGTTAGTCATTGGGAGCCTTACTTATCTTTTGAACCAAGTATATTTATTGCTAGAGTTTATCAAATCCTTAAGCCGCCGCCCACAGTATTATTAAAAATAGACAATAATGGCGTACTATCTGCTCAAGGTTCTGCCAATCAAAAATGGATTGTTGATACTCAAAAGTTAGTAAAAGCTATTCCGGGAATTACTAATTATAACGATCGCAATTTAATTCAAATAGATTACCAACAGTTACAAATACTTAAACAAAATATAGAAAAACAAATTTTTATTTTTCAATTGGGAAATAGTAAACTTATAGCTGGACAAGAACCACGAATAAGCCTTTTAGTCCAGGAACTCAATAAAATATCTAGCGCTGCACCTTTGCACAACAAAAATGCCCAAATTCAAATTATCGGACATACAAGTTATAGTGGTGCAGAAGACAAAAACTTACTATTGAGTCAAAACCGCGCTTATACGATCTTATCTTACCTAAAAGCTCAAGGATTAATTAGTACAGATATTACTGCTGTCGGGGTAGGTACAAAACAACCTTTACTTGCGAAAGATACTATGTCTCAACAAGAGATTAATCGCAGGGTTACCTTTAAAGTTTTTTTAACTGATAAATTCAAAACTCAATAA
- a CDS encoding carotenoid oxygenase family protein, which produces MISNLPLPMQLHERASTVPLNSYDRQDWQKGYESVTQELDYWVEDIEGKIPPELNGTLFRNGPGLLDVNGHHIHHPFDGDGMIAAIAFSNGRAYFRNCFIRTTAYVEEQKAQKILYRGVFGTQKPGGWLANAFDLRLKNIANTNVIYWGDKLLALWEAADPHRLDPYTLETLGKESFNGVLADGEAFAAHPRFDPHSQFDNNEPSLVNFSIKPGLSTTITIFELNPKGEVIRQHAHSVPGFAFIHDFAITPNYCLFFQNPVAFNPIPFVLGMRGAAECIKFQPHQPTRIIVIPRDSKKSVQVLETHSGFVFHHANAFEQNKDIYIDSICYESFPEVEPQSDFRQVDFDALSPGQLWRFHLNLSDKTVSREQIESRCCEFPSIHPQNVGRPYRYLYMGAADGEAGNAPLQAILKIDLESKERQLWSVAPRGYVSEPIFVARPDGKSEDDGWLLTIVYDSAHHRSDVVILDALDLHKGAIARLHLKHHIPYGLHGSFAPISFAPTLENVA; this is translated from the coding sequence TTGATTAGCAATCTACCTTTACCTATGCAACTCCACGAAAGAGCCTCTACCGTCCCCCTCAACTCCTACGATCGCCAAGATTGGCAAAAAGGTTACGAATCAGTTACACAAGAACTAGATTACTGGGTAGAAGATATTGAAGGGAAAATTCCCCCCGAACTTAACGGTACTTTATTTCGTAACGGGCCAGGCTTACTAGACGTTAACGGTCATCACATCCACCACCCTTTTGATGGCGACGGGATGATAGCTGCGATCGCATTTTCCAATGGTCGCGCCTATTTCCGCAACTGTTTTATTCGTACTACTGCCTACGTTGAAGAACAAAAAGCCCAAAAAATCCTCTATCGCGGCGTATTTGGTACTCAAAAACCCGGCGGGTGGTTAGCAAATGCTTTTGATTTGCGCCTCAAAAATATTGCCAATACTAACGTTATTTACTGGGGTGATAAACTTCTAGCATTGTGGGAAGCCGCCGATCCTCATCGCCTCGATCCTTATACTCTAGAAACTTTGGGTAAAGAGTCCTTTAACGGTGTATTGGCTGATGGTGAAGCTTTTGCGGCTCATCCCCGCTTCGATCCTCATTCCCAGTTTGACAATAACGAACCAAGCTTAGTCAACTTTTCGATCAAGCCAGGATTATCAACAACTATTACTATTTTTGAACTCAACCCCAAGGGAGAAGTTATTAGACAACACGCTCATAGCGTCCCTGGCTTTGCCTTTATCCACGATTTTGCCATTACCCCCAACTACTGCCTATTTTTCCAAAATCCCGTTGCTTTTAACCCCATTCCTTTTGTTTTGGGAATGCGTGGCGCAGCAGAATGTATCAAGTTTCAACCCCATCAACCAACGCGGATAATTGTGATTCCCCGCGACAGCAAAAAATCCGTCCAGGTGCTGGAAACTCATTCTGGTTTCGTATTCCACCACGCCAATGCTTTTGAGCAAAATAAAGATATTTATATTGATTCTATTTGCTACGAATCATTCCCTGAAGTAGAACCTCAAAGCGATTTTCGTCAGGTTGATTTTGATGCGCTCTCACCTGGTCAATTATGGCGGTTTCATCTAAATTTGAGCGACAAAACCGTATCGCGGGAGCAAATAGAAAGCCGTTGCTGTGAGTTTCCAAGTATTCACCCTCAAAACGTCGGTCGTCCTTATCGCTACTTGTATATGGGTGCAGCCGATGGCGAAGCAGGTAATGCTCCTTTGCAAGCAATCTTAAAAATCGATTTGGAGTCAAAAGAGCGTCAATTGTGGAGTGTAGCTCCTCGTGGCTATGTCAGCGAACCAATTTTTGTCGCCCGTCCTGATGGTAAAAGTGAAGATGATGGCTGGTTGCTGACAATAGTTTATGATTCTGCTCATCATCGCTCAGATGTAGTGATTCTCGATGCTCTGGATTTGCATAAAGGCGCGATCGCTCGACTACACCTCAAGCATCATATCCCCTACGGTTTGCACGGTAGCTTTGCTCCTATATCCTTCGCTCCAACGCTGGAAAATGTAGCTTAA
- a CDS encoding folate/biopterin family MFS transporter, whose amino-acid sequence MLISSSGLSKVKDSVKEKIFFGQQPSTELIAILTVYFVQGILGLARLAVSFFLKDELGLSPANVSALFGIVALPWIIKPLFGFLSDGLPIFGYRRRPYLVLSGIIGTVSWIALATVVHSPIAATCAIALGSLSVAISDVIVDSLVVERARVESQAEAGSLQALCWGTTAVGSLITAYFSGLLLEHFTTRTVFGITALFPLIVSAAAWFISEVPVQKVTESVNHNWLTVKDQIKQLRQAISQKSICLPTAFVFIWQATPTADAAFFFFTTNELGFPPEFLGRVRLVTSIASIVGIWIFQRFLKTVPFRVIFGWSTLLSAVLGMTMLLLVTHANRNLGIGDRWFSLGDSLVLTVMGQIAYMPVLVLAARLCPPGVEATLFALLMSVSNLASMVSYQLGAGLMHLLGIAQNNFDNLWILVIIANLSTLLPLPFLNWLPDKEASPALPSEAISTHQKGIIPEWMPEFVPKDLMKEPVNESID is encoded by the coding sequence ATGCTGATTTCCTCCTCTGGCTTGTCCAAGGTCAAAGACTCAGTAAAAGAAAAAATTTTCTTCGGTCAACAACCAAGCACCGAGTTAATCGCCATTCTTACTGTATATTTTGTTCAAGGTATTTTAGGATTAGCGCGGTTAGCCGTTAGCTTCTTTCTCAAAGACGAACTAGGCTTAAGTCCTGCTAACGTATCTGCCTTATTTGGGATTGTCGCCTTACCTTGGATTATCAAGCCCCTATTTGGCTTCTTGTCGGATGGATTGCCAATATTTGGTTATCGGCGGCGACCTTATTTAGTATTATCAGGAATCATTGGTACAGTGTCCTGGATTGCTTTAGCCACCGTTGTACACTCTCCCATTGCGGCAACTTGTGCGATCGCTCTTGGTTCTCTATCGGTTGCCATTAGCGATGTAATTGTAGATTCACTGGTAGTAGAAAGAGCTAGAGTAGAATCCCAAGCAGAAGCTGGATCTTTGCAAGCGCTTTGTTGGGGTACTACGGCGGTAGGTAGCTTAATTACGGCTTACTTTAGCGGCTTACTTCTGGAGCATTTCACAACCCGCACAGTATTTGGGATTACCGCCTTATTTCCCCTAATTGTTTCCGCCGCCGCCTGGTTTATCTCCGAAGTACCAGTACAAAAAGTAACCGAATCAGTCAACCACAACTGGTTAACCGTTAAAGATCAAATTAAACAACTGCGCCAAGCCATTTCCCAAAAATCAATTTGCCTACCTACCGCCTTTGTATTTATTTGGCAAGCTACCCCTACGGCGGACGCGGCGTTTTTCTTCTTCACCACCAACGAATTAGGGTTTCCACCAGAATTTTTAGGTAGAGTGCGCCTAGTTACAAGTATTGCCTCTATAGTCGGGATTTGGATATTTCAGCGTTTCCTCAAAACTGTACCTTTTCGAGTTATTTTCGGCTGGAGTACCTTGTTGTCGGCAGTTTTGGGTATGACTATGCTGCTGCTTGTAACTCATGCTAACCGCAATTTGGGTATAGGCGATCGCTGGTTTAGTTTGGGTGATAGCTTAGTGCTTACAGTAATGGGACAAATTGCCTATATGCCTGTCTTAGTATTAGCTGCGCGTTTGTGTCCCCCCGGAGTCGAAGCAACTTTATTTGCTTTGCTAATGTCCGTCTCTAACCTCGCCTCGATGGTTTCCTACCAACTAGGAGCAGGCTTAATGCACCTACTAGGTATAGCTCAAAACAACTTTGACAACTTATGGATTTTGGTAATTATCGCCAATCTTTCAACCTTGTTACCACTACCTTTCCTTAACTGGCTACCGGACAAAGAAGCCTCCCCAGCCTTACCCAGTGAAGCAATCTCCACTCACCAAAAGGGTATTATCCCTGAGTGGATGCCTGAATTTGTCCCCAAAGACTTAATGAAAGAGCCAGTAAACGAATCTATTGATTAG